Below is a window of Nocardioides sp. S-1144 DNA.
CGTGAGCGTCGTGCTGCCGGGGGCGGTCGACACGCCGATCTACCGCCAGGCCGCGACGTACGCCGGCCGGCTGGGCTCCGCGCCGCCGCCGGTCGTGGCTCCCGGGCGCGTGGCGCAGGCGTGCCTGCGCCGGCTCGACCGGCCCCGCCGGCTCGACCACGTGGGGCCGGCCAACCTGCCCGCCGTCGCCGCCTTCCGCACCGTGCCCGCGCTCTACGAGCGCCTGGCCGGTCCACTGGTCGACCGGGTCGTGCTGCGGGGCCCGCGCTCCGAGGACCACGCCGGCAACGTGCTGGAGCCGGTGCCGGCGGCCGAGGGGCTCCGGGGCGGCTGGACCACCGGCGGGCGGCTGCGCGGCCGTACCGGACGAGCTCGGTGGCGTGGATGAGGGCACGGCCACGACGCTAGCCAGCAGCCGGGCCGGGCACGTCACCCGAAGGATTCCGAGCCGCCACCCGTCCGGGGGGCGACCGCGACGGGCGGGGCGGGCAGCATCGGGGGCATGACCGACGACGCAAGCACCTCGCAGGACTCCAGCATGCTCGAAGCCGTCCAGGGCGTGGTCGACCGCGTGAGCTCCTACCAGGACGGCGCCCCGGAGGGCACGGTCCGCCACGAGCTCCTCGCCGGCCTCGACAGCGCCGGGATCCGCCTCGAGGACGCGGAGGTCACCCGGCTCGCCGACGCGATCGAGGAGCAGCACGGCGCCGTCGACGCCGCGAGCGTCCTGGGCGGCTGAGCCCGGCCTAGTCGCCGACGGCGTCGCTGCCCCGCTGCACGACCAGCGGGTCGGGGTCACCGACGACGTCGTCGTCGCGGCCCTCGTAGTCGAAGCGCGACAGGAAGTGGCGCATCGCGTTGACCCGCGCCCGCTTCTTGTCGTTGCTCTTCACCGTCGTCCACGGCGCCCACTCGGTGTCGGTGCGCCGGACCATCGCCTCCTTGGCGGCGGTGTAGTCCTCCCACTTGTCCAGCGACTCCAGGTCGATCGGTGAGAGCTTCCACTGCCGCACCGGGTCGACCTGGCGGATGATGAACCGCGTGCGCTGCTCGGACTGCGTCACCGAGAACCAGAACTTCGTCAGCGAGATCCCGCTGTCGACCAGCATCCGCTCGAACAGCGGCGCCTGGGCCATGAACTGCTCGTACTCCGGCGGCGAGGCGAACCCCATCACCCGCTCCACGCCGGCGCGGTTGTACCAGGACCGGTCGAACAGGACCATCTCGCCGGCGGTCGGGAGGTGCTGGACGTAGCGCTGGAAGTACCACTGGTTCTGCTCGCGGTCGCTGGGCTTGCCGAGCGCCACGGTGCGCGCGTAGCGGGGGTTCAGGTGCTCCATGAAGCGCTTGATCGTGCCGCCCTTGCCGGCGGCGTCGCGACCCTCGAAGAGCAGCACGTGCTTGCTGCCGGTGTCGGCGGCCCAGCGCTGGAACTTCAGCAGCTCCACCTGCAGGCCGTACTTCGCGGCGTCGTACTCCTCGCGCGACATCCGCTCCTCGTAGGGGTAGTTCTCGCGCCAGGTGTCGACGGCGCGGCCGTCGGGATCGATGAGCACGGGGTCGTCGTCGTGGTCCTCCCCGATCGTGTGACCACCGATGTGCAGCCGGTCGATGTACTCGCGCACGTCCCTCAACATGGGTGGGACCGTAGCGATCCAGCATGAACAGCCGGGTTCGGGGCTACCGTGACCCATGGCCGAGTCCGAGAGCGGCGCCGATGAGCCCCGACGAGGGGGGTCACCCCCGTCGGTGCACCGGGACGTCGAGGAGCGCTACCGCTCCCTGTTCGACAACAATCCGCAGGCCGTCTTCCGGCTCGACGTCGAGGGCCGGTTCACCGGTCTCAACCCGTCCGCCGGAACGATCAGCGGCTACTCCGCCGCCGACCTGGTCGGCCGGCACTTCCGCGACCTCATCGTCCACGACGACCACGACCGGGCGGCGACGGCGTTCGCCCGGGTGGTCGAGGAGGGCTCCCAGCAGGTCAACCTCACCATCCGGCGGGCCGACGGGCAGGTCGTGGACCTGTTCGTGACCGGGATCCCGTGGCGGACCGACGGCGAGACCCGGGGCGTCTACGCGGTCGCCGCCGACCTCACCAGTCGCAACGACGCGGCCCGGGAGCTCGACGCCACGCGGCGCTTCGCCACCCAGGCCGCGCGGGCCAAGACCGACTTCGTCGCCCGGATGAGCCACGAGGTCCGGACCCCGCTCACCAGCATCCTGGCGGCGGTGGAGCTGCTGGCCGCCACCGACCCGACCACCGAGCAGACCGAGCTCATCACCACCCTGCAGCGCTCCGGCGCCCGGCTGCTCACGCTCGTCGACGGCGTCCTCGACTTCGCCGACGCCGACGCCGCCAGCGCGCAGGCCACCGAGGAGTTCGACCTGCACGCGCTCATCGACGACGCCGTGGCGCTCGTGGAGAAGTCGGCGAGGCGCAAGGGCCTGCGGCTCGACCTCGACCTCGGCGCCGACGTCCCACGGCGGATCAGGAACCACCCGACCTGGACGTCGCAGATCCTGGTCAACCTGCTGAGCAACGCCGTCGAGAACACCGAGACCGGGGCCATCGAGCTCGCGGTCAGCACGACGGTGACCGCGACGTCCGACCCGGCGATCCTCTACCGCGTCTCCGACACCGGCGTCGGCATCGACCCCTCCCGCCACGAGCAGATCTTCGAGCCCTTCAGCCGCCTGCCCGCCCCCGGGTCGCCCGGCCCCCGACGGCCCGGGCTCGGCCTCAGCATCGTCAAGCAGCTGGTCACCGTCAGCGGCGGCACCATCGCCGTCGACAGCGCCCCCGGCCGGGGCAGCACCTTCTTCGTCCTGATGCCCACCGGCACGGCCCACGACCCCAACCCCAACCCCCCACACTGACCCGTCGCTGATCACTGACGGGTCACCGCGTTGGCGGCACTGACCCGTCGCTGATCACTGACGGGTCACCGCGTTGCTGGCGCTGACCCGTCGCTGATCAGCGACGGGTCAGCGGGGGTTCAGCGCCAGGGAGTCACGAGGTCGGTGAGGGACGGCGTGAGGGCCTTCATGAGGAGCGGGCCGAAGGTGATGCGCTGGACGCCGGCCGCCCTCAGCTCGGCGAACGAGCCGGACGGCGCGCCGTCGACCGGGTGGGCGGTGACGTTGACCGGTCCGGAGAGCTCGGCGAGCAGGGTGCGCAGGGTCGCGGCGTCGGGCACCTTCACGGGGTAGACGCTCCGGGCCCCCGCGGCCTCGCAGGCCTGCAGCCGGCGCAGCGCCTCGGCGAGCGGGTCCTCGAAGGTCACCGTCGAGCCCAGGAAGGCGTCGGTGCGGGCGTTGACGACCAGCTCGACGCCGGCCTCGTCGGCGGCGGCGCGCAGCGCGCCGATGTAGTCGGCGTGCTCGGCGACCTCGCGGAGCCGGCCCTGGCTGTGCACGGTGTCCTCGACGTTGATCCCGGCGACGCCCGCGGCGAGGACGCGCTCGACCAGCTCGGCGGCCGGGGTGTCGTAGCCCGACTCGACGTCGGCGGTCACCGGGACGTCGACGGCCGCGGTGATCCGCGCGATGCCGTCGAGGGCGTCGTCGAGGGTCATGCCCTCGTTGTCCTGCTGGCCGCGGGAGTCGGCCAGCGGGTGGCTCCCGACGCTGAGGGCGGGGAACCCGGCCTCGACGACGGTCCGGGCCGACCAGGCGTCCCAGACCGTCGGGAGCACCAGGGTCGACCCGGTGTGGTGCAGGCGGAGCAGCTCACTGGCCCTGGCGGCGACGTCACTCATGGGTCGAGGATGCCACGCGTCGGGTCAGACGCGGGCGCCCTTGTTGCGACCCGACAGACCCTCGGCCACGCCGATCAGCAGGACGGCGGCCACGATGGCCACGATCGCGCCGAGGATGTTGAGCTCGAAGATGTCGCCGGTGCCGAGCGCGCTCGCCACGATGCCGCCGATGACCGAGCCGGCGAGACCGAGCAGCAGCGTCGCGACCAGCGACAGGTTCTGCTTGCCGGGCTTGATGAGGCGCGCGAGGACGCCGACGACGAGTCCGAAGACGATGAAACCGATGATGGCGAACATGTGGGGTACCTGTCTCTCAACCGGCGCCTCGACCGCTTCCGTGGCGCGGTCGAGCGCTGCCGGGGCTTGCCCGTACCACTCCACCGTCCCGCGGCCCGCCACGGGTCGCCTCACCCGCGGGGGTCACCCCGGCGTGAGGTGGGACTCAGTGCGCCGTCACCGCTCGATCCCCCCGGGTTCGCTCCCCCGGGCCCGAACAGCTCCACCAGCGGGGCCGCCCGCTCCAGGGCGGCGTCGAGCATCTCGGGGCGCTCGCGGTACCAGGCCAGGTGGGCCGCGGTCACCGCCTCGGTGGTGACGGTGCGTCCCTCGATCGTCCAGTCGCTCGTGGGGACGACGTCGAGCCGGTGCGCGGCCACCACCGGGGGCAGCACCGGGGCGTGGATGGAGGCCAGGAGCGGCCGGTCCACACCCGGTCCGCGCGGCTCGAGCCCCAGCGCGTCCCGGAGCCGGGCGGCCACGGGGACCAGCACGGCGTTGCCCGGGTGGTTGATCGTGCGCATCGCGTCGGCGTCCGGCTCGGCGAACAGGTCGCTCACGACCACGGTGCCGTGCTGGCGCTCGCGCCGGGCGAGCTCGGCGACCGAGGCGGCCGCGACCGCTCGGACGACGTCCTCGGTGAGCTCGAGCGGCGGCCGGACCGGCCGCCCGGCGCGCAGGTCGTCGGCGAGCAGCGCGGTGCGCAGGTCGTGGTACGGCACGACCGGCGGGTCCGGGCGCTCCAGGCCGGGCGGGTGCACCAGCAGGTGGAACGGGTGCAGCCCGGAGTAGCGCAGGCTCGGCACCAGGGCCACCCGCGCGCCCGGCGGGAGGACGGCGCGCAGCTGGCGGGTCCCGACCGGGAGCCCGCGGTAGTCGTCGGAGGTCGGCTGGGCCACGAGCAGGTCGGTGCGGGCGAGCAGCTCGCGCAGCGCTGCGGCGTCGGCGGCGGTGAGCTCGTGCAGGGCCGGCGTCCGCACGGTGCGCACGTCGCCGGCGTCGAGGAGCAGGCGGAACGACTCCGCCTGGCAGTTGCCCACGACCACGAGCAGCGGTCGGTCCTCAGCCACCGGCCCACCCGCCCAGCCAGGACTCGAGCGTGACGTCGTCGGACCACGGCCGCGGCCCGCTCTCGAGGGGAGGTCCCGCCGGGGCCAGGTCGGGTCGCCCCCAGCGGGCGGCCCGGCGCAGCAGCCGCAGGTCCTGCAGCTCGGCGGCGCCGCCGGCCACCGCGCGGGTGGCGGCGGAGCCGTCGTGGCCCGCGAGCAGCGCGGTCCACGCCGCGGCGTCGCCGGTGAGGCCGTGCCGCACGTCGAGGTGCAGGCGCGCCGAGGCGGCCACGGGCTGCTCGAGGCCCACGACGCGCGGGTCGGTGCCGACCAGCGCCCGGTGCTCCGCGCCGAGCCGGACGACGGCGCGCGGGAGCGCCGCGAGCAGCGAGTCGAGCGTCACCAGGACCTCGGTCGCCCCGAGGCCGGGGTCGCACGTGACGACGACGTCGGCCGGGCCGCGCCACAGCCCGCGCCACGTCGTGCCCGGAGCCGAGGTCCGGTCGGCGACGGCGACGGTCTCGGAGCGGTGGGCCTCCGGGCTCCGGCCGCGGGCGCCGGCGTCAGGACCGTCGTGCCAGGCGACGGCGTCGGCCCGGTGCGCGAGCAACCCGCCCGCCGTCCACGACCGGTGGGCCAGCTCCCAGTCCTCGCCGCCGTAGGCGGTGAACGTCTCGTCGAAGCCGCCGAGCTCGTCGTACCACCACCGGCTGCAGGCCAGCACGGCGCCGATGGCGAACCGGTGGCCGGTCTCGTCGGCGTCGAGCAGGTCGCGCGTCGCGTCGTAGGCGGTGCGCAGCCAGGCCGGCTCGGGCAGGGCGAGCGCCGGGGCGACGCGCTCGACCGCCTCGCCCGGTCCGGTCGCCGCGAGGTCGGCGTGCCGGCGGCGTCCGACCACGAGGGTCTCGGGGAGTGCCTCGGGCAGCGCGACCATGCGCGCGACGAAGTCCGGCTCCGGGGTCGTGTCGGCGTCCAGGAGCACGAGCAGCTCACCCGTGCTCGCGGCCACGCCGAGGTTGCGGACGGCGGCGAGGCGGAACCCGTCGTCGTCCTGGCGCACCAGCCGCACGCCGGGCGGCACCACCGGCGCCTCCCGCGAGCCGTCGTCGGCGACGACGACCTCGTCGGGGGGACGGGTCTGGCGGCCGAGCGCGGCCAGGGTCCGCTCGAGCTGGGCCGGCTGCTCGTGGTGGGCGAGCACGACCGACACCGTCCGCCGGGGCACGTCGGCCGGGGCCAGGTCCCACCGGTTGCCCGGGACGCTGGTGCCGTACGGCGGCGCGGTCACCGGTCCACCGAGGCCCACCACGCGCGGTAGGCGGCGGCGGTGTGGGGCAGGCGGGGCCCGAGGTCGGTGCCCGGTGCGGTCCACGTGGTCTCGGGACGGCGCAGCGCGGCCCCGACGCACCGGCTCAGGGACGCGTCGTCGAAGAGCGTGA
It encodes the following:
- a CDS encoding two-component system sensor histidine kinase NtrB, with product MHRDVEERYRSLFDNNPQAVFRLDVEGRFTGLNPSAGTISGYSAADLVGRHFRDLIVHDDHDRAATAFARVVEEGSQQVNLTIRRADGQVVDLFVTGIPWRTDGETRGVYAVAADLTSRNDAARELDATRRFATQAARAKTDFVARMSHEVRTPLTSILAAVELLAATDPTTEQTELITTLQRSGARLLTLVDGVLDFADADAASAQATEEFDLHALIDDAVALVEKSARRKGLRLDLDLGADVPRRIRNHPTWTSQILVNLLSNAVENTETGAIELAVSTTVTATSDPAILYRVSDTGVGIDPSRHEQIFEPFSRLPAPGSPGPRRPGLGLSIVKQLVTVSGGTIAVDSAPGRGSTFFVLMPTGTAHDPNPNPPH
- a CDS encoding isocitrate lyase/PEP mutase family protein, yielding MSDVAARASELLRLHHTGSTLVLPTVWDAWSARTVVEAGFPALSVGSHPLADSRGQQDNEGMTLDDALDGIARITAAVDVPVTADVESGYDTPAAELVERVLAAGVAGINVEDTVHSQGRLREVAEHADYIGALRAAADEAGVELVVNARTDAFLGSTVTFEDPLAEALRRLQACEAAGARSVYPVKVPDAATLRTLLAELSGPVNVTAHPVDGAPSGSFAELRAAGVQRITFGPLLMKALTPSLTDLVTPWR
- a CDS encoding GlsB/YeaQ/YmgE family stress response membrane protein, producing MFAIIGFIVFGLVVGVLARLIKPGKQNLSLVATLLLGLAGSVIGGIVASALGTGDIFELNILGAIVAIVAAVLLIGVAEGLSGRNKGARV
- the ppk2 gene encoding polyphosphate kinase 2; this translates as MLRDVREYIDRLHIGGHTIGEDHDDDPVLIDPDGRAVDTWRENYPYEERMSREEYDAAKYGLQVELLKFQRWAADTGSKHVLLFEGRDAAGKGGTIKRFMEHLNPRYARTVALGKPSDREQNQWYFQRYVQHLPTAGEMVLFDRSWYNRAGVERVMGFASPPEYEQFMAQAPLFERMLVDSGISLTKFWFSVTQSEQRTRFIIRQVDPVRQWKLSPIDLESLDKWEDYTAAKEAMVRRTDTEWAPWTTVKSNDKKRARVNAMRHFLSRFDYEGRDDDVVGDPDPLVVQRGSDAVGD
- a CDS encoding glycosyltransferase, which translates into the protein MTAPPYGTSVPGNRWDLAPADVPRRTVSVVLAHHEQPAQLERTLAALGRQTRPPDEVVVADDGSREAPVVPPGVRLVRQDDDGFRLAAVRNLGVAASTGELLVLLDADTTPEPDFVARMVALPEALPETLVVGRRRHADLAATGPGEAVERVAPALALPEPAWLRTAYDATRDLLDADETGHRFAIGAVLACSRWWYDELGGFDETFTAYGGEDWELAHRSWTAGGLLAHRADAVAWHDGPDAGARGRSPEAHRSETVAVADRTSAPGTTWRGLWRGPADVVVTCDPGLGATEVLVTLDSLLAALPRAVVRLGAEHRALVGTDPRVVGLEQPVAASARLHLDVRHGLTGDAAAWTALLAGHDGSAATRAVAGGAAELQDLRLLRRAARWGRPDLAPAGPPLESGPRPWSDDVTLESWLGGWAGG
- a CDS encoding WcbI family polysaccharide biosynthesis putative acetyltransferase; amino-acid sequence: MAEDRPLLVVVGNCQAESFRLLLDAGDVRTVRTPALHELTAADAAALRELLARTDLLVAQPTSDDYRGLPVGTRQLRAVLPPGARVALVPSLRYSGLHPFHLLVHPPGLERPDPPVVPYHDLRTALLADDLRAGRPVRPPLELTEDVVRAVAAASVAELARRERQHGTVVVSDLFAEPDADAMRTINHPGNAVLVPVAARLRDALGLEPRGPGVDRPLLASIHAPVLPPVVAAHRLDVVPTSDWTIEGRTVTTEAVTAAHLAWYRERPEMLDAALERAAPLVELFGPGGANPGGSSGDGALSPTSRRGDPRG